In the genome of Telluria mixta, the window GACGTTGTACAGGTCCATGTTCGTTTCCAGTGAGTTTTTAGTGAATGAGCGATGAGAGAGCAGGCAGGGACCGCGGCGCTTGCCGGGCCCCTGCTTCGAGCTTGAAGACATGATAAGGAGATGGGCCGTCCGGTCCCAGCCCCACCGGTGGGGTCATTGCGTTACATGCGCGAGACGGTGGGACGCAGCTGTTCCAGCAGGCCGGCCTCGGACGAGCAGCCGAATTTTTCGTAGACAGCCTTGACGCAGTCGCGCAGCACGGCGTCGCTGACTTCCATGTTGGCGCGCGCCGATTCGCGGCCGCCGCCGACGCCCATCCAGAACGCCACCTCGGCCTGTTGCGGCGACAGCTCCACGGAGCCGATTGCGCGCCAGATGCGCAGCGGCAGCGGCACGACGAATTTCATGAAGATGCCGACCGTGCGGATGTACGCGGGATCTTCGGCATGCAGCGCGGCCGCGCCGCCGGCGCTCATCCACTGCGCGCGCGCCTCCAGCACGCCGCCGGCCATGGCGAGGGTCCCGAGCGGCAGCAGCCACGGATAGCGGTCGCCGTGCGCGACGGATTCCACGAGACGCAGGCAGAACGGGGGCAAGGTCCGGCGGTTGAACGCCTGGCGCTCCTGCGCCCCAAGCTGGTCGAGCAGCGCGCCGGCCGAATCGCTCAGGTACAGGATCTGGCCGTCGACGGTGGCCAGCAGCATGGCTTCGTCCTCGACGACGCCGGCGCTGCCGGCCGCCAGTTCGGGCGCGTTGCGCAGCACGTGTTCGAAATACGTCGCCACGCGCTGCAGGTCTTCCTCGTCATGGCGGTCGAACGCGGGCCCCTCGTGGCGCCACAAGGTGATCTCGCCCAGCCGGCGGCCGGCATGCGACAACGGCACCTGCAGCGTGTGCAATGCGGGCGTGCCGTTCGCCGTGAAGCCGGCATGGTCGCGGTACGCATAGCCGCTCGGCGGCGGCAGCACCGACACGTACGCGGGGTCGTTTCCGGCCAGCGGCGACGCCTCGGCCGGATCGACGCGCAGCGCCAGTTCGGCGCAGGAATTCGGCACGAGTTCGCGCACCAGGGCGAAGGCATCCTGGACGATCGTCATCAGGTCCAGTCCCGCGTAGCACAGGATGCGCAGGCGGGCCCATTGACGGCTGTTCTTTTTGCGGGACACGGTCGGCTGGATGAAGTTGGGAGGCTAATACTGATCGTTATGACAATGGATGTCAACCTTCCGTGACCGGCTTCCTTTCGGCCTTTGCTGCCAGGATCTGCGCCAGCTTGCCGATTTCGACCGGCTTGACGAGGTGGTGATCGAAGCCAGCCTGGCGCGACAGCTCGCGGTCGCGCTGCTGGCCGTAGCCCGTGAGCGCGACGTAGACCGCATGCGCATGACGCGCGTCGCGGCGCAGGCGGCGCGCCAGTTCGTAGCCCGTCATGTCGGGCAGGCCGATGTCGAGGATGAAGACTTCGGTGGCGGGGTCGGCATGCGCCAGCGTGCCGGCCGCGTCCTCGTGGACGTACACCGTGTGGCCATGCGCGCGCAGCAGCACCGCGAGCGACTGGCCGGCGTCGCCGTTGTCGTCGACGATGGTGACCGTGAGCGGCCGCGCGGCCCCGCTGCCCTCGCCCGCGCGTACGACCTGCCCCACCTCGGCCTGCGCGAGCGGAAGGGTGACGGTCATCGTCGTGCCCTGCTGCAGCCCGGCGCTGTGCGCGGCCACCTGGCCGTTGTGCATGCGGACGATGCTTTTCACGAGCGCGAGGCCGATCCCGAGGCCGCCCTGCGAACGGTCCGGCGCGCGATCGGCCTGCGTGAACAGGTCGAACACGTGCGGCAGCAGTTGCGCGTCGATGCCGGTGCCGTTGTCGCGCACCGCGACCTGCGCCGCGCCGTCGTCGAGGGTGACGACCAGGGCGATGCGCCCGCCCGGCGGCGTGTACTTGGCCGAGTTGTTGAGCAGGTTGACGAGCACCTGGATCAGGCGCGTACGGTCGCCTTCGACGGGCACCGGCACATCCGGCAGCTCCACCGTGAGGCCGTGCTGACGCTCCTCGATGTGCGGGCGCGCCTGCTCCACGGCCGCCATCGCGACCTTGTTCAGGTCGAGGATCTCGTTCTCCAGTTTCACGAGGCCGCGGGTAACGCGCGAGACGTCCAGCAGGTCGTCGACGAGCTCCGTCATGTGGCGCACCTGGCGCGAGATGATGTTGCTGGCTTTCAGGCGCAGCCCTTCGTTCACTTCGGGCAGGCGCAGGAGCTGGGCCGCGCTCGTGATCGGCGCCAGCGGGTTACGGAGTTCGTGCGCCAGCATCGCGAGGAACTCGTCCTTCATCTTGTTGTGGCGCTCGGCCTCGGCGCGCGCCGCGCGCTCGCTGGCCAGCAGCTGCTCGCGCTCCTCGGCCGCGCGCTGCGCCATGTCGTACAGGCGCGCGTTGTCGATCGCGATCGCGGCCTGCACGGCAAAGGCGCCGATCAGCTCTTCGCTGCGTTCGCTGAACATCGCACGTTGCGAGTGGCCGAAGAACAGGCCGCCGATCACCTCGCCCGAGCGCGACACGACGGACGCGGCGAGATAGCTCACGACGGGCAGGTGCCCCGGCGGCATGCCGTGGTGCGGCGCCGACTGGCCATAGCGCGGGTCGTGGCGGATGTCGTCGCTGCGGATCGGCGCGCTGCCATGGAACGTCGGCCCGAACACGGCGGTGGCGCGCGGCATGCCCAGGCGTTCGAATGCGACGCGCGGCGCGCCGGACAGCGCGTACAACGAATACGCATCGCCGTTGTCGTCCTTGCCGTTGTAAAAGAACGCGCCGAATTCCGCGCCGACGAGTTGCGTGGCGGCGTCCGTGATGGCCTGCATCAGCGGTTCGAGGGCGATGGTCGATGCCAGCGTCTCGGTCGCGCCCTTCATCAGTTCCAGCACGCGCGTCTCTTCGCGCAGCGCTTCCTCGGCGCGGATGCGGCGCAGCGCTTCCCAGGTGCGGCGCGCGGCGTCTTCCAGCAGGCGGACCTCGTCCGCGATGCGGCCCGCGTCGAGCGGCGCATGCAGCGCCAGCACGGCCGCCAGGCGGTCGCCGTCCATCAGCGGCACCGCAATGCCGGCCTTCTCACCGGCCGCGCCATCCTCCGACCATACGGTCTCGCCCGCGCTCAGGCGTTCCGGCACGCCGGGTGCCAGCTGCGCCAGCGGCACGGTGCGTCCGGACTGCGGCGTGCGTTCGCCGCCATCCCACTGTTCCAGGATCACGGCCTCGGCGTCGCCCGGCCGCGTCTCGGCGTAGGTGACGGTGGCGTCGGTCACGTACGCGCCGACCTGGCCCAGCGCGGCCCGCAGCAGCGGACCGGACGACGTCTCGCGGCGCAGGATGTCGGCCAGTTCGAGCTGGAAGGCGCGGCGGCGTTCGGCCAGCACCGTTTCCGTCGTCTCGACGAAGGTCACGAGCACGCCTTCGGGGCGGCCATCGTCGCCATACACGGGGCTGTACGAATAGGCGAAGTGGCAGGTCTCGAAATAGCCGTAGCGGTTGATCGTCAATGCGAGATCGCTCGAGCCGACGGGCTCGCCCTGCAGGACGCGCGCCCACATCGGGCCGATGACCGGCCAGATCTCCGGCCAGGTCACACGGGCGTCGCCGCCCAGCGCTCCGTCTTTCTTGGCGCCGAGGATGGGCACGTAGGCGTCGTTGAAGAATTGCGTGTACGCGTCGCCCCAGGCCAGGTACATCGGCAGCTGGCAATCGAGCAGCGTGCGGACGGCGAGTTTCAGGCTGAACGGCCAATGTGCGACGGGGCCGACGGGCGTCGTCTCCCACGGATGGCGCCGCATCTGCAATTCCATGTCGCTCGGCTTTCGGGCGGATGTGTCATCCAGGGAAACGAGGTCGAAAGGCCAGGGCATATCGTGGGTGGTCGAAGGCAAGCCGGAGCGGCTCAGCTACCCATCATAGCAGGCGGCGCGAGCCCAACGCGACCATATCTTGAAATATTGTAACAAAGAGATGGGAAAATGTTACGTATCCCGTTCGATCCGTGCGAGCAGACGCCGGCCCGCACCGACGATCCTCGGGCCCGGGTCCATCTGCGCCCGCACGATCATGCCCTCCACGCACAGCAGCACCTCTTCCGCCACCTGGTCCGGTGACGCCAGCCCCAGCCGTGTGGCCACGTCGCCGAGATAGCGCTCCAGGTCGCGCTTGTGGCGCACGGCCTGCTCCCGGTGGCGGGGATCGTCCGTCGCCCCCGTCTCCGCGACGGCATTGATGAACGCGCAGCCCCGGAAGTCCTCTTGCGCGAACCACTCGCCCAGCACGTCGGCCACGGCGGCGAGCCCTTCCCCGCGCGCGAGCCTCGCGTCGACGGCGGCCGTGAACCACGACGTCCAGTAGTCGTGGCGCCAGTCGAGGAAGGCGGCGATCA includes:
- a CDS encoding hybrid sensor histidine kinase/response regulator, with product MELQMRRHPWETTPVGPVAHWPFSLKLAVRTLLDCQLPMYLAWGDAYTQFFNDAYVPILGAKKDGALGGDARVTWPEIWPVIGPMWARVLQGEPVGSSDLALTINRYGYFETCHFAYSYSPVYGDDGRPEGVLVTFVETTETVLAERRRAFQLELADILRRETSSGPLLRAALGQVGAYVTDATVTYAETRPGDAEAVILEQWDGGERTPQSGRTVPLAQLAPGVPERLSAGETVWSEDGAAGEKAGIAVPLMDGDRLAAVLALHAPLDAGRIADEVRLLEDAARRTWEALRRIRAEEALREETRVLELMKGATETLASTIALEPLMQAITDAATQLVGAEFGAFFYNGKDDNGDAYSLYALSGAPRVAFERLGMPRATAVFGPTFHGSAPIRSDDIRHDPRYGQSAPHHGMPPGHLPVVSYLAASVVSRSGEVIGGLFFGHSQRAMFSERSEELIGAFAVQAAIAIDNARLYDMAQRAAEEREQLLASERAARAEAERHNKMKDEFLAMLAHELRNPLAPITSAAQLLRLPEVNEGLRLKASNIISRQVRHMTELVDDLLDVSRVTRGLVKLENEILDLNKVAMAAVEQARPHIEERQHGLTVELPDVPVPVEGDRTRLIQVLVNLLNNSAKYTPPGGRIALVVTLDDGAAQVAVRDNGTGIDAQLLPHVFDLFTQADRAPDRSQGGLGIGLALVKSIVRMHNGQVAAHSAGLQQGTTMTVTLPLAQAEVGQVVRAGEGSGAARPLTVTIVDDNGDAGQSLAVLLRAHGHTVYVHEDAAGTLAHADPATEVFILDIGLPDMTGYELARRLRRDARHAHAVYVALTGYGQQRDRELSRQAGFDHHLVKPVEIGKLAQILAAKAERKPVTEG
- a CDS encoding TetR/AcrR family transcriptional regulator translates to MAQPSARDRILDTAKRLFYRDGFRATGIDRIVAESGVAKMSLYRHFPSKDDLIAAFLDWRHDYWTSWFTAAVDARLARGEGLAAVADVLGEWFAQEDFRGCAFINAVAETGATDDPRHREQAVRHKRDLERYLGDVATRLGLASPDQVAEEVLLCVEGMIVRAQMDPGPRIVGAGRRLLARIERDT